From Aegilops tauschii subsp. strangulata cultivar AL8/78 chromosome 5, Aet v6.0, whole genome shotgun sequence:
TTTGGAGAAGCTAGTGAGGCAGCGGCTGAGTATGCCAACCTGTTTGGTTGTGCGTTAGGACAATTTCTGATTAAATATTTGGGAATTCCGATTCATTATCGAGGTCTCACTAATGCGGAGTGGAAACGTGTAGATGAGCGCTTAGAGAAACGGTTGAGCGGCTGGAAAGGCAAGTTGCTCTCTGTTGGAGGACGACTGGTCTTAATCAACTCGATCCTCACAAATATGGTTCTCTATATGCTCTTTTTTCCAACTCCCAAAAGTGGTCTTGCAGAGGCTGGATTATTTCATATCCAAATTCTTTTGGCAAGGGGACAGTGAAAAGAAAAAATATAGGCTTGCCAAATGGAGTGTGGTTTCTAGGCCGAAAGATCAAGGTGGACTTGGCATTCATGACCTTCAGGTCAAGAATGATGCCTTACTTAGTAAATGGTTGTTCAAACTACTTACTGAGGATGGCGTTTGGCAAGTCCTGCTGCGCAATAAGTATCTAAGCCAAAAAGTTGTGTCACAGGCCTATTGGAAACCTGGTGACTCACCCTTTTGGGCTGGTCTAATGGCGGCGAAGAAAGAACTTTTCTGTTTTGGATCCTTCGTGATAAAAGATGGGTCAGAGATTCGTTTCTAGGAGGACAACTGGCTAGGCAATGCCAGCCTCCGAGAACAATATCCAGCTTTGTACCGCATTGTCCGTGATAAGCATGATACTCTAGCGCAGGTGCTTAGTTCATTCCCGACGAATATTTCTTTTAGGCGGGATTTGATTGGCCCTCGTCTTATCTCATGGCAAAATCTGTTATCTCAATTGGAGTCGATTAACCTGACACATGGACAGGACGTGTTTCGCTGGAACCTCACTACATCTGGATCCTTCATAGTTGACTCTATATACCATGCGCTCACACATTCAGAGGTCCCAGTGGATAATAACAAGAAAATTTGGACGTCGAAAATTTCACTAAAATTTAAAATCTTCATGTGGTATCTTCGAAGGGGAGTTGTGCTAGCCAAAGAAAATATCGCCCGTCGCAATTGGCACGGAAGTAAGAAGTGTAGTTTTCGTACTCGTGACGAGACAATCAAACACATCTTTTTTCAATGCAAGTTCGCGCGTTCTGCGTGGTCAATCATCCAAATAGGGTCCAGTTTGTATCCGCCCACAAGTGTTGCTAATATTTTTGGTCTTTGGTTGGACGGAATTTCAAATAGGTTCAAAACGCTAATTCGGGTGGGAGCATATACCTTATTATGGGCACTCTGGCTATCTAGAAATGATTTGATTTTCGAGGGCAAAAACATCTCTACTTTACAGGTTATTTTCCGTTGTACACACTTGCTTCGTACATGGTCTACACTATAGTGAACGGAGTACCAACCGCTGTTCAAGGCAGTGTGTACGTGGTTGGAGCGGGTGGCCAGAAAGGTCTCCACCCAGCATGGGTGGCAGCATAATCTCCAGATTGGTGCATCACCTCCTTCGACCTAGGCATGGTGTCGGTCCTATATGATCCTACTGCTGCAGATATGTCGCCTTTTTTATCTTCTTTTAGTTTGTTTTTGTTTCGCTGTAtgcatcttagttatgcagaggccgggcgATACTCATCATGTTTTGTATCCGCTTGATATTACATTTTGAGTCAATAAAAATGGCCTTTTATCGAAAAATGAGACTCGGCAGAGTTTTCAAACGTGGAGTGCTGGTGAGACTTGCGTGTGGGGTCCTGAAGACTACTAGTCAGAACCCACCTAACCTTTTCCCACGTTATATTCAAATGGATCCAATCAAGCACTTGCTCCCGCCGTATTTGACCGCCTCCTCCCTGGCCTGGTTCTGGTTGAACAAGCTCCTTCCTTGTTCGAGTCTCAAGCACATTAGTTAAAGGAGGAATTATGAAGCTCAGCTACCACCAACACCGACACCATCAATTCATCTCCTTTCCTTGACCTGATCGCCTCCTACCACATGCACATTGTAGACCTACATATTCCGGTCCTGGGAGAGGTGGCGACACCAGTCTGAGCTGAGGGAAGCCAGCCACGCCTCACTGGCGTGTTCTGACCAGCGCTAGCACCAGGCTTGACCAGTCCGCTCAGAAATCAACAAGAACAGCCTAccttcttcatcatcttcttcttcttcttagcaGGATTTTGCTATTTGTTTTTGGCTTTGGTCCAGAAGAATGGAGCGGGCCGAGTGAAGCGGGCATCGGTGAGTTTCTTCTTGCTGTCCTCTGCTTGATTTCTAGGTTCTTTCGGTTACACTGGCGAGTTCACGGAAATTGGGGATACCTTTTTGGCCCTAATCAAGCAGTCGTGCTTGTATTTTCTCGTCAACTGCGTCGTGCATACGTACTAGTTAGTTGCTCACCTAATACCTCTACCTAATACTAGCACTCTGTTTCAGATTCTACTGAATTAGAAATCAGCTGGATCGAGGGAGGGAATTAAGAGCTTCAACTTGTCACCAATGGAGGCCATGACTGCAAAAGGCGGCCCGAAGCCCGTCCCCAACTATCTTCGGCCATCAACCGGGTCGTGCCACGATGCATGCAAGCACGGCGGGCATCACGCGTTCGAGGAGAAACAAGCTCCAAGGGCCCAACCCAAACCCCGGAAGAAGCAGCAGCCGTCAGCTTCAGATGAACAGAAGAGAAGGCTGGTCAAGGTACGGTCGGTGTCACGCAGGCGTGTCGGAGATTTCAGCAAACCCGACAAGGCCGATACGCCGGCCGGTGGGAGCGAGATTGTTGTCGAGTGGAAGGACATCGTGGCCTACGATGCAGCGCCAGTGCCAGTTCCAGCTCCAGCTCCAGCTCCAGCCGATGGACCATCTCATCAACAACCTGATGGGAGGAAGAAGAGTGATGTGATGAAGGGGAAAACACCATTTGCCAAGACCACCCATCCGGAGGCTCCTGTCAAGAACCCAACCGAATCACTGAACAAGAGGCTGGCTAAGACCGTCAGGTCGACGCTCACCAGGAAGGCCTCCATCAAGAAGCCTCAAGCCGCCGCTAACAGTTCACCTTCTGACAAGAAGGGGGCTGGCAAGCCTCCGAAAGCCAAGAAATCCGCGACATTGCCCGTCGAAAACAAGGAAATTGTCCAGGGTGGCGCAACTAATGATGTTAAACAGGGGAAGTCACTCTACCCTCCCGACCAAGAAGAGCATGTGTCCAATGCTGAATCAAGCAGGCCCATCCCGGCACATCGGAGGGCCAAGAGCATGAGTATCAGCAGCCGATCGGTGCGCTTTCCGTTCAGCCGACAACCGAGCAACAACTCGGCCACCTTCAAGCTGCGCTCCAAGAGCAGCAAGGCGCCCATCCTCCCATCCGAACAAGACAAGCCCACGCGGCTCAGATTCAGAAAGGGGAGAGCAGCCGGCGAGGGGTCCAGCGGCGGCATCCAGCTCAGGGCCAGGAGCCTGCGGAGGCGAGGGAGCGGCATCTCAGGCAGCGCAACAGGCTTCATGGTGCCAGAGGTGACGCTGAGGCACCAAAAGACGCTGGAGAGGAAGAAGAGCCGGAGGCTGTCCAACAACCTGATCGAGGAGACGGCGAGCAGGCTGGCCAAGAGCAGGAAGAGCAGGGTCAAGTCCCTTGTTGGGGCTTTTGAAACTCTTTTCTCCAAGATCGGAAAGTAGGGTTCAGCAGCCGCATTGCACCAACGTTTTGTTTTGTTTGTCCATGGGTTGATTCTGTTTCTGCTAGTTCAATCAGGCAGAGCTGAAAGCAAAGTCGATGCTTTCTCTCAGCTTCTTGTAATTTTATGAAACAAATTGTATTCGATGATCGCATGGAAGCAGTTCATCTTCAGGTTCAGGTCCTGCAAACTTAACCCCTTGTTCAAAACCAAATTACACAAACGCACTATATGCTTTTCAAGGGAAAACAACAAACTGTAAAATAATTGTTACGGAGAATCTCACATCTCAAAAGTGAATGCCAACTAGTCAGCTCAAGATGTCACCATTGCACATGATGTCCAGTGTTAACCAAATCTCGGCAGGTCACAGTGCAATACCAAAACGCATGAAATTACAATGTACAGCACAAGGTCAGTTCTGCCTGATGGTTACAATCAACACCCAGGCACCAGATAAGCTCCTACGGAACGAATGAACCGTCTTGTTTAAGAATTTCTGGAAGACTGGAATGTACTCTCACCGGTTCCTCATGTTAAGTGTTCATTAGGAGCCAGATGTCGAAACATGTGTGTGACAAGTTAACCAACTGCATCATTGGGATTCCCTTGAAAAAGAAAATCAGTGCCAGGCACCAGTTTCAGTTCAGGTTATTAATGAAATGATGAACAGCTCTCCCAGTGAGCAGACACGGTAGTAATATACCTGGCCACATGTGAGATGTTGATGACAAGCTCTAAATAGTCCTAGTTTCTACCAGATTCGCATCCTCGTCAATAAATAGTAGGACAGCCGTCATGACAAGCCTGAAAAAATGTATCATATACACGAACAGTTATATTAGGCAACAAGCATCCTTAGCGTGGAAGTGGCAGATAACCAAGCTTGAACAAATGCTGAAATAATAAGTATATCACAAACCTAGGATATGCAGCACAACTGGTAaaagcctctttgattcgtatgATTTTGAAAACATAGGAATAGAAAAAGTATAGGGTTGGAGTGgcatgcccacttgaatcctataggaTTAGCAATGAGTGTTTGATGCCACAGGAAAAACAAAGGAATTGTAaaaagaggttggagtggatgttagatttcctatgagatgtagtacaaaagattccataggaaaaattcctacgggatccaatcctatgaatcaaatgaCCAACATAGGAAAAAATCCTAAGGATTTCAATCCTCCAGAAATCCTATAAAattcctttgaatcaaaggagcCCTAAGTGGCAACAAGGAAAAAAGGATCATGAAGTGTAAGACGTTTTACGTCTAGTGACCTAAAACGTCTTATAAAAGTTTACAGAGCGAGTACTATATATTTCAACTATTTTTTCATAATTGCTGGGCTGAAAACATGTGAACGTAAACTTAGAGGTGGGGAGCCGAGCAGGATCCATGATTGTAGGCTGAGGTGCTCCCCGCCATGTCGCTTCATGCACCAGACGGGCACTGTCCGAGCCAAATCAAACCCCCTGGTGTTTCGTGGCCTCAACTTCTCGGATGCCGACTCCAGTTCTAGCAGGAATAGCAGCAGGAAGGACGGGAGCAAGGGTGGGGCTCATCAGCAGACCAAAAGCACAGAGGAAGTGTGTGAAAAGGGCAACCCTGCAGTTGCACAATATCTGGCAGGAAAGTTCCAGAACCTGTCTGGGACTAACAAGGCCACCGAGACAAAGGAGATGCCTCCAGAGGAACAGTACAACACTCCAGAGGCAACCGGCGGCCATGAGCTGGAACTGCGGgggcaggggggggggggggggggggggggggcgcctctGGACAGTTAGCGATCTTGTGAGCTTAGTGCAACCTCAATTGTGAAACTAGGCAGTCAAAAGATAGGATGAAAAGATATCAATCTCATTTAGGTTTAAGTAGTTTAGAAGGATTAATAGTGGAGGTTTAGCACTTTTCTGGCATGAATCCATGCTAGACGATGTGAAGGCTATGGATGTACGATATATTGATCCTTATGCGAGTGCTGCTGCGGGAGTGCCTACTTGGAGGCTCACCCGCGTCTACGGCGAGCCCCGGACAGAGGACCAACATCGCATGTGGTCACTTCTCCGTGATCTTCACCACCAAGCGGACATGTCTGTGGGTTGTGATTGGAGATTTCAACGAGGCCATGTGGGGCTTCGAACATTTCTTCAAGACTCCTCGCTCGGTACGTCAGATGATTGACTTTCGTGATGTTTTTGAGTTATGTGGCCTTGGTGATCTTGGTTTTTCAGGTCTGCCATACACTTAATGATGACCGGCGGTCCAGCCGAGCAAAAGTCAAAGTTCGGCTCAACCGGGCGGTGACAAACAACCAATGGCATGACCTGTTCTTGGAGGTGGGTGTTAAGCACCTGGTTGCTCCTTCATCAGACCATGCACCGATCCTCCTAAGGTGCTTCGCTGAGTTACCATGGGAGAACGTGGGTAGAGGTGCCACCGCTATGAAGTTGCTTGGGAGCGTGACCCAGCGCTGCCTGAGGTGATCATGGAAGCCTGGTCAGCGGCCAGTGCCATGGGCAACCTTGGTGACATGGCCACGGCACTAGGTGAGCTCACGCACGCGATGCACAGGTGGAGCAAAAAGAAATTCGATATGTGATAAAGGAAATTCATAAATCCATACTCGTCTTGAGGAACTAATGTCTATGAACACAGATCAGAGGACTATTAGGGAAGCTACAGATCCGGCGCTGTGTGCAGATCAAGTAGGTGTGGCGTGCGCGTAAAAAAGGATAAAATCCCTTGTTGATTATAGTGGTGTGGTGCAGCAGGACAGCGCCATCATGGCTGATATGGTGACAGATTACTTCACAAATTTATTTACTGCTGAACCAGCAGTGTGTGCAGATCAAGTAATTGACCTTATCAAGGCTCGTGTTACTGACAATATGAATGATGGTCTGTGTGCAGAACCTTCTGATAAGGAGATTGCTACACGCTTTTCCAGATAGGCCCGCTCAAAGCCCCTGGACCGGATGGATTTCCGGCGCGGATGTTTCAAAGAAACTGGGCAATAATGAAGGACCAAGTAATTGCTGGTGTGAAGGAATTCTTCCGGTCAGGAGTTATGCATGAACAGGTTTATAACACTGCCATTGTCCTCATCCCAGAAGTTGATAATCCGGTAAACTCACTGATTTCAGTCATTTATAAGGTGGTGTCGAAGTGCTTAGTTAACAGGTTGAGGCCAATTCTTGATGAGATCATATCGCCAGTTCAAACTTCAAAGTGTTCTTGTGCGAGGAAGAACGATAACAGATAATGTGTTGGTTGCGTTTGACTGCATACATCATATCCAGCAGGAGAAGGATGCAGCAAAGAGTTTCTGCGCCTATAAGCTGTGGACCTCTCAAAGGCAAATGATCAGGTTGATTAGGTTTTCTTGAAGCGGACGATGCAAAAGTTGGGTTTCGCTGTCTGATGGATGAACCGGATTATACTCCTACTTGTGTCGCCTCTTGGATTCGTTTGCACCGTTGCGTGGGCTACGGTAAGGTGACCCTCTTTCTCTGTTCTTGTTCCTGTTTATTGCTGACGGACTTCTGCCTTGTTAAAGGATGGCGAGAAAAAAGGACATTTTACTTCCCTGAAGGTATGCCGGCGTGCTCCTGGTATCTCTCACTTCTTGTTCGCCGATGATACATGGCTCTTCTTTAAGGCAGAAACACAGCAACCAGAGGAGGTCCGTTCTATCATCATGGCTTATGAAGGCCCTACTGCTCAGCTCACTAACCCAGCCAAATACAGTATGATGTTTGGAAAAGCCTGTCCGGAAATAGTTCAGGAAGGGGTACATGCAGCACTGCAGGTTCAGCTCTCTACTTCTGAAGAGAAATATTTAGGGCTGCCGACACCGGAAGGTAGGATGTCAAAGGGCAAATATCAAAACTTGCAAGCTCGCTTAACAAAGAGTGGGGTGATACATTATCTCTGGCAGGAAAGGAGACGATGATCAAAGCGGTTGCACAGGGTATACCCACTTGTATGATGGGGGTGTTCAAGCTTCCCATGTCCATGTGTGATGATCTTAGCAGGATGGTCCGTAACTTTTGGTGAGGATCATCAGAGGGGAAGCAAAAAAGAAACTGGCAGGCTTGGCCTAAAATCCAGAAGCATAAACTCACTGGTGGTTTGGGATTCCATGACTTCAGGGCGTTCAACCAAGCACTGCTAGCTCAGCAAGCTTGGAGACTTCTAACCAAACCCGAGAGTCTTTGTGCGCAGGTGTTAAAAGCTCGATATTATCCAGAGGGGCGGCTGGCGGACACTGTCTTTTCAGCAATGCGTCGGTCACATGGCAAGCGATCAAGTTGGATTGGAGCTGCTGAAAAGGGGGCTGATTTGGCAGGTGGGCAGCAGTGAGCAAATCCACATCTGGAGGGATCGATGGCTGCCACGAGGATCCAGCGGGCAAGCTCCTCACGCCCCAAGGGACATGCCGGCTAAGACGCGCCGCGGACCTGCTGGATGCCAATGGCACTTGGCGGGTGGATCTCCGTCACCAACACTTTCTCCTAATCGACGCCATCATCCGCATCAACACCTCTCCACGTGTCcccgatgacgtcctcgcctggCCCCCGGAGAAATCCGGTGTCTTCTCAGTTCGTTCAGTATAACGCTTTGCCATGGACGAGCGTGAGCGTCCGTTGGCAAGTGCATCGAGCAGGGCAACGGATGGTCATCGCACCCTCTGGAAGACCATATGGGGGTGCCCTACTCCCCCTAAGGTACGCGTGTTTGCCTGGTGGCTGGTCTCAACTTCTCTTGCCACTTGGGCCAATAAATTCTCTCGCAATTTGGAACCCAATGATCTGTGCCCCTTGTGGAACGCGAGGATGGTTACCACACTATGTGCAGATGCCCGCAGGCTAAGGACTTGTGGTCGAGGATGTATGCAACAAGTAGCCGGAATGGCTATTCGGCGTGTAGGATGAGCTGTCAGAAGTCAGCCGCATGGTGCTGCTGATGGTCCTTTGGCACACCTGGCATGTCCGGAATGAGATCACACATGATAAAGCACCGCCTCCAACGACGCTTCCCGCCGGTTTCTCAACAGCTACATAAACTCGCTGTTGTGTCTCAAGCAGTTTCCTCGAGATGACCAGACCAAAGGCAAAATGGTTCTCCAGGTGGACAGCGGACGACTCGGTTCAAAACGCTCACACGCAGCCCGGGAACTAATACGGGAGAGGACTTGCGCTGGGTGCAGCCGCCAGAAGGATGGGCCAAACTCAACACGGATGGCAGCTATCTCGCCACCAACGGCTCCACTGGCTGTGGCATCGTCCTTCGTGACTCTGCCGGTTAGATTATCTACACTGCCTGTAGGCAGCTCTTCACATGTGATAATGCACTGGAAGCTGAATTGGAAGCATGCAAGGAAGTACTAAGAAAAAGGACAGACACAGCGCTTGAAGGTCCCATGCCAGGTAGGGTCTGGGGAGGGATTATACGAGGCAAGCTCCCCTGCACAGTGCAATCCACAGAGACCGTGTTGAACCCCGGACCTCTTGGCACAAGTGGGGAGTACTTCACCACTGCAGAAGGCACTAGGATATGACAATATACAAGGGTTTTTTATAATGTCCGAGGTTGTGTGTGACTAACTGAGAAGTAGAAAGAAGGATAAAGAAAGTGGTAGgtgttaattgtgcgttttgccactgCGTAGCGCTTATCTAGCCTATGCGCACGACTAGCACAATTAAGTGCTAGACATTTTGTTGTCGCCTAGCACCTAGGCAAGCTTATGCGCTCGCCTAGGCGCGCTTTTTTTTCACTGGAAACCATGTTTAAGACTAGCTTATGAATACATTTGCAGAAACAATTTATCCAATCATAAATATGATTGGATAAACTAAATAGTCTGCCACCAAACCTGTAAATGGATATAATAAATAATGCGAAGTAGAAGGCAAGCTTGATCATCCTGTACTTCTTCTCTCCATGTAACTGTCGGAATATCTCAGTAACATCTATAAGATGTTTCCGATTCATATACCTGATAAAAAAACTAAATAATTATATTTCTTTAACTATCATGACCCAGAACATGAAGGCACGAGATGAAAAGGTAAATGGAAGTAAAATATGCAGGATAAATGCCTTGCATAGGCAATTGTACTTAGATCACATTAGAAAGGTATATGCATCTATTTTTTTCATAATAAAAAGTTAATATAGGAATTAGTGGTTACTACTTACTACCCGCAGATGCATTATCATTTTTATATACAAGAAGCGGATTACCAGTATAGATTGGGTATCTTACAGAAGTTCATTTACTCTTCTCAATACAACAAGCTAAAGCACTTTATTTCAGGTCTAAAGTCTCAACTAATCAACTGAGGAAAGAGAGATTGAAAATGACTGAGAAAACCAGATTTAAATTTTTTGAGGTATTACTGTTCCTCTACTTGGGACTTGTGTGTCTACCAATAGGTAAAAGACATGTGATGTAACTTCAATAATTTTCACGTTTGGAGTCACTTTACGCTATTCAGGTTCATCCTCTTAGTTGGATTATTTATTAAGAGCTGTGCATAGTTAATAGCTGTTTCCTGCTGTATTGCTTGTATTCGACTTTGTTTCTATTTCCCTTATGCTAGAATTACTTGTCTCAATAGAAGTCACTTGTCTCTTTAATGTATAGCAAACTATTGTTGCGACTTGTAAAtgcccaacaatattaattaaccAGTCCAACAACATGTAGATGTTATTTCTGTGTTGTAATTACAAACAAGGCTCTATGGGTCAGATTAGAAACATAAAGTAAAGCAAGATTAAGAAGTTTTTGCATTAATCGTAGGATAAGTATATACTTAAGAGTCGGTGAAGGTTAGTGCAAGGCAAACAATGTCTAATGGTTCGTTCATTGTGCGGAATGGTAAAAAGGAAATGATTCATGTCAAGATCAAAGCACATATAGCAGGTACATTGTAGAGTAGATGTTATCATATTATGACAACAGCAAAAGAATAACTATAAGCCAGACACAACATTGTTATTAGGGCATATATGCACACCATTTCTTGTATAAATGCGTAATATCCAGACCAATATGTTAAATGTGGAAGGTCATGAAGAACAATAAAACATGAATAGCCCAAAATGAGAGAGCAACTACAAATGCTCAGCCTCCAGATCATTAAAAGAAGTTCTTGCGAGCACTTCTTAATATGTTTCTATCCTTCACTATGTCGTGATGATGATAAATACTTTAGTAAACATTTAAATTTCCAAAAACTAATTATGTATACTAGAACTCCGCAATGATAGAGGCATTACAGATTGCTCCCCAAATGAACAACTAATCTGAGATATAAAGTAATCCACATAAATAATAGCAATACAATAGGGAAATGACCAAACAAGCATGTATAGTTTGAGGGGATAAACTTTAGGGCTTAAAGGAAGAAGTACATACAGCTTCACATGGTAATATGTTACAGGAGCCATAACTAGAAACGGAAACCAATTCAGCGTCAAGAGGAAAGAAGCGCAGAGGACCCCTTGGAGTGTGTATTCTATTATGACCACTGCATTGATGCGAGATGATGAATCATATGGATTGATATAGTCAAACTCCAAATCAGATAAGCAGATAAGCTGATACAAAAATACAAAGAAAAATCAGTGGAATGAATCAATAAGAAGAGAAAATAACTTAAATGACTTATTTTGCAGTAAGCTAAACCAAACTTTAGTTTCTCTATATAAATTCTATCCATACAGATTTGCACCTCTCAACCAATTGTGACCATTCTTGATGCAGCAACAAATCTAAAATTATTAGACCCAATTTTTCTCTATACTGGGAACAAGAATAGTGTTGGATGCATAAACGCATAGCACTTCATAATTATTGCAGCAACATACCGCACCGTGACAACAACATCTACTTACAGTCTTACACTGTTATACAAAAGGATTTATTCAAGCATAATCTAT
This genomic window contains:
- the LOC109783684 gene encoding protein cornichon homolog 2, whose product is MSVELVLWLFSFASVMALVGLTAYQLICLSDLEFDYINPYDSSSRINAVVIIEYTLQGVLCASFLLTLNWFPFLVMAPVTYYHVKLYMNRKHLIDVTEIFRQLHGEKKYRMIKLAFYFALFIISIYRLVMTAVLLFIDEDANLVETRTI
- the LOC109783683 gene encoding uncharacterized protein, whose product is MEAMTAKGGPKPVPNYLRPSTGSCHDACKHGGHHAFEEKQAPRAQPKPRKKQQPSASDEQKRRLVKVRSVSRRRVGDFSKPDKADTPAGGSEIVVEWKDIVAYDAAPVPVPAPAPAPADGPSHQQPDGRKKSDVMKGKTPFAKTTHPEAPVKNPTESLNKRLAKTVRSTLTRKASIKKPQAAANSSPSDKKGAGKPPKAKKSATLPVENKEIVQGGATNDVKQGKSLYPPDQEEHVSNAESSRPIPAHRRAKSMSISSRSVRFPFSRQPSNNSATFKLRSKSSKAPILPSEQDKPTRLRFRKGRAAGEGSSGGIQLRARSLRRRGSGISGSATGFMVPEVTLRHQKTLERKKSRRLSNNLIEETASRLAKSRKSRVKSLVGAFETLFSKIGK